A window of Pungitius pungitius chromosome 19, fPunPun2.1, whole genome shotgun sequence genomic DNA:
GCCACAGGgcgcagaggaggagggcagggatGTACGCGAGGGTCTAATGCGTTATTTGAACAGTTAAATCTGTTGTACATCTGTATATATGTTATGTTtgaattttattgaaaaagaataaatcctttttacttttaccctgCCTCTTCATATTTTGAGAAATAGTAACTATATCAAATGGACAATCTGGTGACTTTCCATAATACTGTGCAAGTAAACAATTTATAGCATACCCTTTGGTTATATTAGTGTACTTACAAATGATGTACGTGTAATTAAGAATGTGTGAACTGAAGAATTAGATCCAGATTTTGTTTGCAATAGGTTACTTTAAAAATCATGATTAGGGTAAAACCTTGGAAGATCACCTATTGTAAATGTGAAGTAACATTACTGTTTTGTATTTAAGACAAGCATAATCTCTCAAATGGCCAAGGTAGCAAACAATTAACAGATGACAGGAACATAAATAAAATGACCTCAATTTATAGAATGGTTTAGGGAGGAATTGTGTGCGATGGCCATGGAACAAAGGACACAAGAGGTaataaaaacgtattttaatttaaaaaatcaaacgAGTGCAAACAAAGCAAATGAGTCCAAAAAAGTAAACTAAAGTGCTGTGTGCAAAAGAGCACTAGTGGCTGAATCATGGCACAGAGTTGGGGGGACTAAACTTCTGCACCAGCTGGGTGAGCGTGCCGAGGAAGGCCTGATTAAAGTTAACCAACTGCTCCATATGTTGGCGCGTTATATCAGCCTCATGCCGCCTTGCTTCACGGGCATCCTCCATCATAATTTCGAAGCGCCGGTCACGGcggtcctccatcttctccaacCACTCCTGCTGCTTCTCATCAGCTGCCTGCATCTCAGCCAGGGCCGCAACAACATCCTGTTGCCCCCTTTTCCTCTTGCCTGGAATGCAAAAGAGACAGGAATGTTGGTTTGTTGAGTGATGCCTTTTGATCTTTGTGATTTGAACCAACCCATATTACGGGGAGACAACAAGACGTTTGccattataaatataaatatttattaaatttcTTTTCACTCTGGTGTTCATGTCTTACCAATTGTAAAACGCCGAGGTTCACTCGAAGTAGATGGAGCAGATTCTGGTGGTGTCGGTGTTGAAGTCCTGGCAGGCGAACTTATGCTTTCAAGGGTGGAAATTTCACGAAGTACCTCTGGTTCCATTTCCTCCCGACAGCCAGGATGCTCAACTGAAAAGTTACACAAGTCACGTTAATTACACAAACGACGGTTGAGATAAATACAGAACATACAACGTAGTATGTCTAGCCTCTCTCGTCAATATATATTTAGCAGTATATCTTTAGTAGTAAAATAATCGTATTTTATTGGGGTATCTGTACAAGTTACGTTACTGGGCAAGCACtccgtcctccaccacgtgctaaTATACTAGCGTTTTCCTAGCTTGCAAATTATTGTTTGATACCACACATGGCTGGCTGACAGACAAACAACGGACGTGCACAAAAGCTGTGCATCGAAACTACGCTTTCCCGTGATCTTACTATatttcacaatttaaaaatTACCGGGAGGCTCCGTTGTCGACTCCAGCAACGAGGTGGCCGTATCGATGCCTCCTTCTCGTCCCAAACTCGCCGGTCTGTGTCCATAGATAGCGTCCATCATAGCAAGCCACTTCCAATCTTTTCGGTAAACACCACTCCGGCTGTTGTGGTCTTTCACCTTACGGTAGTCGCTCCGCAGTTTCTTGCATTTAATGCGGCACTGCTCGGATGTCCGCTGGTATCCCTCGACAGCCAGCCTCTCAGAAACATGCTGAAAAACCTTTTCGTTTCTCACCATGCCATCGAGTTCTCTTTGCACCCTTTCTTCTCCGATGATACCCAAGAAAGTCTGCACCTCCTGGGTTGACCAAGGTAAAACGCTGCGCGGCGGCATTGTTGCGAATGTGTTTGtggtgtagtttaaaaatggcgcctcgtgtgttgtttttccccttgcggcacgcgcaaatgacgacactctttcaaccaatcaacgttctgcagtgagtctagctccaccctttagtaccaaacaacggtgcggatctttggtacttttctcagtggagacacaaataaaagggtaccgacccgtaccgtaccgctcggtggaaacgcgccatattTGAACAGGATAAACATTCCACGTCgttatgataatgataaagaaaaaaaatgtgacaaaaCGAGTGGAAAAACAATAACTGGTCGCAAGATTCATGTATTTTCAGATGCCAGTGAGAAGGCCTACTGCGCCGCGGCATATCTGCGGTGCGTAAAACGAAATGGAGAATGTACAACCAGTCTAATCGCTTCCAAAACCAAGGTCGCTCCATTGAAGAAAATGACACTCCCCAGGTTAATGGGGAGCAGTTAATGGGAGTTAATGGGGGGGGAGTTAATGGGAGCGCTTATTGGAGCGAGACTAGGGAAATTCATATCAAATTTAAATTTGAGTGAAAGTGAAACGTACTTCTGGACTGACTCGATGATAACTCTTCATTGGGTCAGAAGTAGTTCCAAACGGTGGAAATCGTTTGTGGAGAATCGAGTGAGTGAAATTCAGAGTCTGACTTCACCGGAGAACTGGAAACACTGCCTTGGAAAGGAGAATCCAGCGGACTGCGGGACGCGTGGAATGAGTGCCCAAGCACTTCAGGAGGCGACGATTTGGTGGCATGGGCCGGAGTGGCTAAAAGACGCACAAACCCGAACCCCCAGTGATAAATGAAAACGAAGTGATTGAATATGTCGTTCAGCACACGACTGATCCGGACTACACAGTCGCACCACTATTGGACTTGAGCCGGTACAGCGGATTAAACAGAGTTTTGAGAATCACTGCGTGGATACAGCGTTTTGTGCATAACGCACGGACACAGAAAACCCGCAATGGACAACTGTGCATGGAGGAGGTTCAACAAGCAGAATGGTATTGGATCAAGCAAACTCAAAGTGACAGCTTCCCAAAGGAAGTGAACAGTCTGTTGAAGAATGCTGCTGTGGACAGAAATTCAAAAATCATTTCACTAAAACCATTCCTGGACGAATGTGGACTTCTGCGCGTAGGAGAGAGATTGCAGGAAAGCAACTGGTCCTTCACCCAGAAGCATCCGTACATATTGCCAGGCAACGACAGATTCTCCTTGCTTCTCATCCGAAATGCACATGAAGATGTGATGCATTCAGGCCTACAAGCCACTCTTAATCAATTGAGAGAGGCGTACTGGATACTGAAGGCCAAACAGATTACCAAGAGTTGGGTCAAGCGTTGTTTGATATGCAGACGCGCGCGCGTGAAAGCGTGACAACGGATAAGTGCAGCGTTGCCAAAAGAGCGAATTAACGAGACCCAAGCATTTGAAATTACCGGGGTTGACTTCGCTGGTCCAGTTTATGTGAAACCAGAAAATAAGAAGGCATACATTGCTTTATTCACGTGCGCTGTAACCCGAGCCGTGCACTTAGAACTTGTTTCTGATTTAACCACTGACTCATTCCTGCTTGCCTTAAAAGACCTTTAAGAAAGCGGAAAGGGATTTGAAAACCCTGTGGACATTGATGAACAAGAAGGAAATACAGGAATTGTTTGCAAAAAAGAGGATTACATGGAAGTACATTGTGGAACGCGCTGCCTGGTGGGAAGGCATGTGGGAGCGTTTGGTGAGATCAGTTAAGACATGCTTACGTAAAGTACTGGGGAGGTCTTATCTCGAGTTTGAGGAACTCCAAACCCTGATCTGTGAAGTGGAGGCTGTAATAACTGATAACTGATTAACAGATAGGCCGCAGGTGTGACCAGTGCCACGTTCCTAGTGGCTGGAGCACCTGCACAGGATAATAAATCCCCCTTATTACCTCCCCCAACCGGAGCTTGGAGCTCCGCCCCAGGTGCTTGGttcctccccctggtttgccacaGTTTGTGGAAACTTTTTCTACAAACAGAATTCTGTTCATGCAGCAAATCTTTGGCTGATTTTTCTCGGtcaaagaatacattttaaaactctAGTTTTAAAGGTAAGACAGGCATCACTTCTTAATTAAGTGAAGTCTCCCaccgggctccttctcctcccctcatacccccctctttcctccttcctatGCTGCATCTAATATTtctgatgttgtttttctctcctactTCTTGAAAAATGAATAGTGACTCTGTCAGATCAGGGAGTTCTGGGTTGTCTCCTTCCTGTTTACGGTCTTATCTCCTTCGCAAATCCTGGCCTGGCCTGCCTGAGTGTCAGGACCCCGCTTGCTCACCCCTCTCCATGTGGAGATCGACAGACAGGGGTCTGAAGTGTTATTGCTTTatctgaaacacaaacaccgCTTACAATTTTTCCACCATCCCATTGTTAGAGATTGCCAGGACTTTGTTAATTGAAAAGTAGCTGGCAAGCCgaaaaagtgtgggcacccccgacaaaaaatcaataattttaatgaaatgaagaATTTATCTTTTCCGTTCCAGCCGCTTTGCAAGCTATTCAAAAACTATATTTGTGGTATTAAAAAGTTAAGGTAAGTCAGTTAAGGCTTATACAGATGCCTTCACTCTGCATTTACACATTTTGTCAGAATCTTAGTGACGGTGACACAATGCAATACTTGTTGACATATTTATCTCTC
This region includes:
- the LOC119198973 gene encoding zinc finger protein with KRAB and SCAN domains 2-like, which codes for MPPRSVLPWSTQEVQTFLGIIGEERVQRELDGMVRNEKVFQHVSERLAVEGYQRTSEQCRIKCKKLRSDYRKVKDHNSRSGVYRKDWKWLAMMDAIYGHRPASLGREGGIDTATSLLESTTEPPVEHPGCREEMEPEVLREISTLESISSPARTSTPTPPESAPSTSSEPRRFTIGKRKRGQQDVVAALAEMQAADEKQQEWLEKMEDRRDRRFEIMMEDAREARRHEADITRQHMEQLVNFNQAFLGTLTQLVQKFSPPNSVP